A stretch of Bacillus pseudomycoides DNA encodes these proteins:
- a CDS encoding VOC family protein → MNLKMKYMILYVEKYDECLRFYKELLRLPIKGEHSTYIEFDTGETILAMNSREDVRELTGLSIPNGRSESANFELGFVVEDVNETISRLREQGVKVLVEPITKPWGQTIAYVSDPDGNYIEICSSLE, encoded by the coding sequence ATGAATTTAAAAATGAAATATATGATTTTGTATGTAGAGAAATACGATGAATGTCTTCGATTTTATAAAGAGCTTTTACGCTTACCAATAAAAGGTGAACATAGCACATATATTGAATTCGACACTGGGGAAACAATTTTAGCGATGAATAGCAGAGAGGACGTACGGGAGTTAACGGGGTTATCGATTCCAAATGGTAGATCAGAATCCGCTAATTTTGAACTTGGATTTGTTGTGGAAGATGTGAATGAAACGATTTCAAGATTAAGAGAACAAGGTGTAAAAGTATTGGTGGAGCCAATCACGAAACCATGGGGGCAGACGATCGCTTATGTGTCCGATCCAGATGGTAATTATATCGAAATTTGCAGCTCATTAGAGTAG
- a CDS encoding kinase: protein MDLNELLKPITGHTSNRFVLGIDGLSRSGKTTLVKRLEAELKQKSIPFHIFHIDDHIVERNKRYGTGYEEWYEYYQLQWDVEWLRQYFFHKLRIENQLNLPFYNHQTDSYEMREVIIPKPCVIVIEGVFIQRKEWRAYFDYMVYLDCPREQRFLRESEETQKNRPKFERRYWKAEDFYLRTEFPKRRADLVLNR from the coding sequence ATGGATTTAAATGAGTTATTAAAACCGATTACTGGACACACAAGTAATCGGTTTGTTTTAGGGATAGATGGTTTGAGTCGTTCGGGGAAAACAACATTAGTGAAGCGGCTAGAAGCGGAATTAAAACAAAAAAGTATTCCGTTTCATATTTTTCATATCGATGATCATATTGTAGAGCGTAATAAGCGCTATGGTACTGGATATGAAGAGTGGTATGAGTATTATCAATTACAATGGGATGTTGAATGGTTGCGGCAATATTTTTTTCATAAATTAAGAATCGAAAATCAACTAAACCTTCCGTTCTATAATCATCAAACGGATTCCTATGAAATGAGAGAGGTAATTATACCTAAGCCTTGTGTAATCGTAATAGAAGGTGTCTTTATCCAGCGGAAAGAATGGCGAGCATACTTTGACTATATGGTATATTTGGATTGCCCAAGGGAACAAAGGTTTCTTCGTGAAAGTGAGGAGACACAAAAAAATCGTCCGAAGTTTGAACGAAGATATTGGAAAGCGGAAGATTTTTATTTGAGGACGGAATTTCCGAAGCGGAGGGCTGATCTAGTTTTAAATAGATAG
- a CDS encoding PadR family transcriptional regulator translates to MSVKAQKYIPLTEATYYILLSLVKPMHGYGIMQMVEEMTNGEVKLGPGTLYGNTTKLLKEKLIVEVASTDRKKCYVLTPFGREVLELEFKRLQRSVQNGKNILGE, encoded by the coding sequence ATGAGTGTGAAAGCGCAGAAATATATTCCATTAACAGAGGCGACGTATTATATTTTGTTGTCATTAGTAAAGCCTATGCATGGTTATGGGATTATGCAAATGGTGGAAGAAATGACGAATGGAGAAGTAAAACTCGGACCTGGTACGTTATATGGAAACACAACAAAGTTATTGAAAGAAAAACTAATTGTTGAAGTAGCGTCTACAGATAGAAAGAAATGTTACGTGTTAACTCCATTTGGGAGAGAAGTGTTAGAACTTGAATTTAAAAGGTTACAACGTTCTGTTCAAAATGGGAAAAATATTTTAGGGGAGTGA
- a CDS encoding DUF2812 domain-containing protein, giving the protein MEIKKAFKFFAAWNLEKEEAYLRKMHQKGWAFQNYNFMYTFKKTEPKDVVYKADFKLDNRNSQMNQKEYIEIYEMSGWKHVTSFTKWHYFCKEVDDDNELPDIYSEKETKIEKMMDLMRFLALIFALMIPGMYVNYLGPSVNSPIWIKLILGICGCIDVYVLIRLFWKIRELKKEVL; this is encoded by the coding sequence ATGGAGATTAAGAAGGCATTCAAATTTTTTGCGGCGTGGAACCTAGAAAAAGAAGAGGCGTATTTAAGAAAAATGCACCAAAAAGGCTGGGCATTCCAAAACTACAATTTTATGTATACATTCAAGAAAACGGAGCCGAAGGATGTTGTTTATAAAGCCGATTTCAAACTAGATAATCGAAACTCACAAATGAATCAAAAAGAATACATTGAAATATATGAAATGTCTGGCTGGAAGCATGTCACAAGCTTTACGAAGTGGCATTATTTTTGTAAAGAAGTAGATGATGATAATGAATTACCTGATATTTATTCTGAAAAAGAGACGAAGATTGAAAAAATGATGGATTTAATGAGATTCCTTGCACTTATCTTTGCCCTTATGATACCAGGGATGTATGTGAATTACTTAGGGCCTTCGGTCAATAGTCCTATTTGGATAAAACTTATTCTAGGGATTTGCGGGTGTATAGATGTATATGTATTAATAAGGTTATTTTGGAAGATACGAGAATTAAAAAAAGAAGTTTTGTAA
- a CDS encoding DNA alkylation repair protein, with protein sequence MEPMLCPSCKTNRTRFNILEQQVKPVKLNPQTGQVEEEYTNDTMNAFHMAYQGPSYRVQCAVCGLVENPEQFIKPAQNQSF encoded by the coding sequence ATGGAACCAATGCTTTGCCCAAGTTGTAAAACAAACCGTACTCGCTTTAATATTCTTGAGCAACAAGTAAAACCAGTCAAATTAAATCCACAAACAGGACAAGTTGAAGAAGAATATACAAACGACACAATGAATGCTTTTCATATGGCATATCAAGGACCTTCATACCGCGTACAATGTGCTGTGTGCGGTCTTGTGGAGAACCCAGAACAGTTTATTAAACCTGCACAAAACCAATCATTTTAA
- a CDS encoding VWA domain-containing protein yields the protein MIGEKYEKLYKLTLICIIFIFCNACSIQTETTKTENKNVSQKESKKINNEKQVVHSIPVTFEEMTKYPNGKYNGKYKVGLLDVSKESEPIMKEAAHDTEGNIKSADLKNKSNSEQADLYVHTMYSLLKQEITPFDKIPLQVLEIDGFEEEEKSSTGTKGEGENKEDSGNYNIEILLDASGSMAGKIDGKMKMDIAKEAIQQFVSGLPENVHVSLRVYGHKGSNEEKDKAASCGAIENVYTLQKYNQTTFRQSLDGFQPVGWTPLAEAIEKSTETFQSAKTDDKNIIYVVSDGIETCGGNPVEEAQKISNSNIKPIMNIIGFQVDNEAEKQLKKIAEVSKGKYVLANNAKELQDQFKETGKDITSRRLKAAGAQVDLSMASVSDKMKLDAYERKTKENIRSVQIAMKHTVTILHKDEKISQELAGEIEKRINDLVEKQEKQVEVACSQFQEKVKKHYEEMSGTVKSE from the coding sequence ATGATAGGGGAAAAATATGAAAAACTTTATAAACTGACATTGATATGTATCATTTTTATTTTTTGTAATGCTTGTAGTATACAAACAGAAACAACGAAAACAGAGAACAAGAATGTAAGTCAGAAAGAAAGTAAGAAAATAAATAATGAAAAACAAGTTGTTCATTCTATTCCTGTTACATTTGAAGAAATGACGAAATATCCGAATGGAAAATATAACGGAAAGTATAAAGTGGGGCTATTAGACGTATCGAAAGAATCGGAACCGATTATGAAAGAGGCAGCTCATGATACGGAAGGGAATATAAAATCTGCCGATTTGAAGAATAAATCTAATAGTGAGCAAGCGGACTTATATGTACATACGATGTATAGCTTGTTAAAACAGGAGATTACGCCATTTGATAAAATACCGTTACAAGTTTTAGAGATAGATGGATTTGAGGAGGAAGAAAAGAGCAGTACTGGAACGAAGGGGGAGGGGGAAAATAAAGAGGATAGTGGAAACTATAACATTGAAATATTATTAGATGCTAGTGGTAGTATGGCTGGTAAAATTGATGGGAAAATGAAGATGGATATTGCAAAAGAGGCAATTCAGCAGTTTGTTTCCGGTTTACCAGAGAATGTTCATGTTTCATTGCGAGTATACGGACATAAAGGATCCAATGAGGAAAAGGATAAGGCGGCTTCATGCGGAGCGATTGAAAATGTATATACATTACAAAAGTATAATCAAACAACGTTTCGTCAATCATTAGATGGATTTCAGCCTGTAGGTTGGACACCACTTGCTGAAGCAATAGAAAAATCGACAGAAACGTTCCAATCTGCAAAAACAGACGACAAGAATATTATTTATGTAGTAAGTGATGGAATAGAAACATGTGGAGGAAATCCAGTTGAAGAGGCACAAAAAATTTCAAATTCAAATATAAAACCTATTATGAATATTATTGGGTTTCAAGTAGATAACGAAGCGGAAAAACAACTAAAGAAAATTGCAGAAGTAAGTAAGGGAAAGTACGTACTAGCAAATAATGCAAAAGAGTTACAAGATCAATTTAAAGAAACAGGAAAAGATATTACGAGTCGTAGGTTGAAAGCTGCTGGAGCTCAAGTAGATTTAAGTATGGCTAGCGTCAGTGATAAAATGAAACTTGATGCATATGAACGGAAAACGAAAGAAAATATAAGAAGCGTTCAGATTGCGATGAAACATACGGTTACAATCCTACATAAAGACGAGAAGATCAGTCAAGAATTAGCAGGAGAAATAGAGAAAAGGATAAACGATTTAGTTGAGAAACAAGAAAAACAAGTGGAAGTGGCATGTAGTCAGTTTCAAGAGAAGGTAAAAAAGCATTATGAAGAGATGAGTGGAACGGTTAAAAGCGAGTAA
- a CDS encoding GNAT family N-acetyltransferase: MGFPILETERLKLRELTLLDAETMFYYFEKESVIRYFGMDSFQNMEQVKNTIQTFRKRYEEGNVLRWGIELKGTNQLIGTCGFHLINPNHKRAEIGYELDDTYWGKGYASEAMQAILSYGFETLQLKRIAAVVYTENEASHRLLKRAGFQEEGSLRKYMIQNGVAHDTVIYSLLEEEWQR; encoded by the coding sequence ATGGGATTTCCAATTTTAGAAACTGAGCGTTTAAAATTAAGGGAATTAACATTATTAGACGCTGAAACAATGTTTTATTATTTTGAGAAGGAATCTGTTATTCGTTACTTTGGTATGGACTCTTTCCAAAATATGGAACAAGTGAAAAATACGATTCAAACTTTTAGAAAAAGGTATGAAGAGGGAAATGTTTTACGCTGGGGGATAGAGCTAAAAGGAACAAATCAATTAATCGGTACATGTGGATTTCATTTAATCAATCCAAACCATAAGAGAGCTGAAATTGGCTATGAATTAGATGATACATATTGGGGAAAAGGCTATGCATCTGAGGCAATGCAAGCAATTCTTTCATATGGGTTTGAAACACTACAGCTAAAAAGGATTGCAGCAGTTGTATATACAGAAAATGAAGCTTCACATCGATTACTGAAAAGAGCTGGTTTTCAGGAAGAAGGATCACTTCGAAAATATATGATTCAAAATGGTGTTGCTCATGATACGGTAATCTATTCATTATTAGAAGAAGAGTGGCAAAGATAA